Proteins encoded in a region of the Saccharothrix ecbatanensis genome:
- a CDS encoding adenylosuccinate synthetase, producing MAEHIIVVGLGFGDEGKGAVVDALCQDGTARGGLAQDGLAQGGAAQGGAVTSVVRFNGGAQAAHNVVVGDRHHTFSQFGSGTLAGVPTHLSRHVLVEPIALAGESEELAALGVADPLRLLSIDADALLTTPIHVAANRAREDARGDGRHGSCGKGIGETAWYALLAGAVPGDVVENQRVIGVPGPAPTVGDCARPSVLRGKLDALARFYEPLIGAGTSVDELVALYRDFAGAVRVTTGDEVGRLADRGRLVFEGAQGVLLDQWHGFHPHTTWSTVTPDNARSLLGHRRATVIGVTRTYQTRHGAGPLPTEDHGVLARFPERHNGTGEYQGSWRAGHLDAVLLRYAVEACGGVDALAVTHLDVDGLKVATSYDAPLPSSGLTEFLSGRTPTLVDMPDPVAWLEEDLGVPVLVTGAGPDRAAYAVRTPVPR from the coding sequence ATGGCGGAGCACATCATCGTCGTGGGTCTGGGGTTCGGCGACGAGGGCAAGGGAGCGGTCGTCGACGCGCTGTGCCAGGACGGCACAGCGCGGGGCGGTCTGGCGCAAGACGGTCTGGCGCAAGGCGGCGCGGCTCAGGGCGGCGCGGTGACGTCTGTGGTCCGGTTCAACGGCGGTGCGCAGGCCGCGCACAACGTGGTCGTCGGCGACCGGCACCACACGTTCAGCCAGTTCGGGTCCGGCACGCTCGCGGGCGTGCCGACCCACCTCTCCCGGCACGTGCTGGTGGAGCCGATCGCCCTGGCCGGCGAGTCGGAGGAGTTGGCGGCACTCGGTGTCGCCGACCCCCTCCGGCTGCTGTCGATCGACGCCGACGCCCTGCTCACCACCCCGATCCACGTGGCCGCGAACCGGGCGCGGGAGGACGCCCGCGGTGATGGTCGGCACGGGTCGTGCGGGAAGGGCATCGGTGAGACCGCCTGGTACGCGCTGCTCGCGGGCGCGGTCCCGGGCGACGTGGTGGAGAACCAGCGGGTGATCGGTGTTCCAGGGCCGGCTCCGACGGTCGGCGACTGCGCCCGGCCCTCGGTGCTGCGGGGGAAGCTCGACGCGCTGGCCCGGTTCTACGAGCCGCTGATCGGCGCCGGCACGTCGGTGGACGAGTTGGTGGCGCTGTACCGGGACTTCGCGGGGGCGGTCCGCGTCACGACCGGTGACGAGGTCGGCCGGCTCGCCGATCGTGGCCGGCTGGTGTTCGAGGGCGCGCAGGGTGTGCTGCTCGACCAGTGGCACGGGTTCCACCCGCACACCACGTGGTCCACGGTCACGCCGGACAACGCCCGGAGCCTGCTGGGACACCGCCGTGCCACCGTGATCGGCGTGACGAGGACCTACCAGACCCGCCACGGCGCGGGGCCGCTTCCGACCGAGGATCACGGCGTGCTGGCACGGTTCCCTGAACGCCACAACGGCACCGGCGAGTACCAGGGCTCGTGGCGGGCGGGGCACCTCGACGCCGTGCTGCTGCGGTACGCGGTGGAGGCGTGCGGTGGCGTGGACGCGTTGGCCGTGACGCACCTGGACGTCGACGGTCTCAAGGTGGCCACCTCGTACGACGCTCCCCTGCCGTCCTCGGGGCTGACCGAGTTCCTTTCCGGCCGCACGCCGACGTTGGTCGACATGCCGGACCCGGTGGCGTGGCTGGAAGAGGACTTGGGCGTGCCGGTCCTCGTGACCGGCGCCGGCCCCGACCGGGCGGCCTACGCGGTGCGGACACCGGTCCCCCGGTGA
- a CDS encoding alpha/beta fold hydrolase: MATERLRLEDGTELNVAHSGPSDAEVTVVLAHGYALDHRSWHRVVAALPDSVRVIAYDHRGHGGSSPADKETATIERLGEDLGELVERLAPDGRVILAGHAMGGMAVMAMAERRPRLYRQRVAGVVFVSTAATGLAETSLAWPKALGKLVRELERAFGPLVRAVREKIEPTKTAGLRWWLFGDEPRQEDVDLTADMVWAHWPETVALFRPAVDRYDREAALTVAGERPVIAMVGDEDRLVPESNAKALATAVGGESVVVEDAGHMLPLEAPTEVAARIMELGV; encoded by the coding sequence ATGGCGACCGAGCGGTTGCGGCTTGAGGACGGCACGGAGCTGAACGTGGCACACAGCGGCCCCTCCGACGCCGAGGTGACCGTGGTGCTCGCGCACGGCTACGCGCTGGACCACCGCAGCTGGCACCGGGTGGTGGCGGCGCTGCCGGACTCCGTGCGGGTGATCGCCTACGACCACCGCGGGCACGGCGGGTCGTCGCCGGCGGACAAGGAGACCGCGACGATCGAGCGGTTGGGCGAGGACCTCGGCGAACTCGTCGAACGGCTGGCGCCCGACGGGCGGGTGATCCTCGCCGGTCACGCGATGGGCGGGATGGCCGTGATGGCGATGGCCGAGCGCCGTCCCCGCCTGTACCGGCAGCGGGTGGCGGGGGTGGTGTTCGTGTCGACCGCCGCGACGGGGTTGGCGGAGACGTCGTTGGCCTGGCCCAAGGCGTTGGGGAAGCTCGTCCGCGAGCTGGAACGGGCGTTCGGGCCGTTGGTGCGGGCGGTGCGGGAGAAGATCGAGCCGACGAAGACGGCCGGGTTGCGCTGGTGGCTGTTCGGCGACGAGCCGCGCCAGGAGGACGTGGACCTGACCGCGGACATGGTGTGGGCGCACTGGCCGGAGACGGTCGCGTTGTTCCGGCCGGCGGTGGACCGGTACGACCGCGAGGCAGCCCTCACCGTCGCGGGCGAACGGCCGGTGATCGCGATGGTCGGCGACGAGGACCGGCTCGTGCCCGAGTCGAACGCCAAGGCGCTGGCCACGGCGGTCGGCGGCGAGTCGGTGGTGGTGGAGGACGCGGGCCACATGCTTCCGTTGGAAGCGCCGACCGAGGTGGCGGCTCGGATCATGGAACTTGGCGTCTAG
- a CDS encoding MFS transporter: MTARIGRDFGKLWLASAVSNIGDGMTAAAGPLLLASLTDDPALVAGAVFAHQLPWLLFSLLSGAIVDRLDRRKLAVAANLFRAGVVALLTVAIVADQASVPVVYACLFLLGIGETVADNATGAILPAVVSKEHLPRANSRLMATHILGNQFAAPPIGAALFVVAAALPFGLDAVTFVVAALLIASLRGVPKQVPAERRPLRVEIGEGLKWLWRHEVLRTLALCLCLMNLTLTGAMSILVLYAGERLGLDGKWYGLLLSTIAIGGILGTVLANRLIDRFGPTTLLRIGLVIETATHLALALARNVWVAGATLAVFGFHAVVWNVITHTVRQREVPDELRGRVGSAYFLLSIGGSALGAVVGGVLARQFDITTPFWFAVVVVTGVTVVAWRPFAAATGLHRDPSQPIART; the protein is encoded by the coding sequence ATGACGGCGAGGATCGGACGCGACTTCGGCAAGCTGTGGCTCGCGTCGGCGGTGTCGAACATCGGTGACGGCATGACGGCGGCCGCCGGGCCCCTGCTGCTGGCCTCGCTCACCGACGACCCGGCGCTGGTGGCGGGCGCGGTGTTCGCCCATCAGCTGCCCTGGTTGTTGTTCTCGCTGCTCAGCGGCGCGATCGTGGACCGGCTGGACCGGCGCAAGCTGGCCGTCGCGGCGAACCTGTTCCGGGCCGGGGTCGTCGCGCTCCTCACCGTCGCCATCGTGGCGGATCAGGCGTCGGTGCCGGTCGTCTACGCCTGCCTGTTCCTGCTCGGCATCGGCGAGACGGTCGCCGACAACGCCACCGGCGCGATCCTCCCCGCCGTGGTGTCGAAGGAACACCTGCCGCGGGCCAACTCCCGCCTGATGGCCACGCACATCCTGGGGAACCAGTTCGCCGCGCCACCGATCGGCGCCGCGCTGTTCGTGGTCGCCGCCGCGCTGCCGTTCGGGCTGGACGCGGTCACGTTCGTGGTCGCCGCGCTGCTGATCGCGTCACTGCGGGGCGTGCCGAAGCAGGTGCCCGCCGAACGCCGACCGCTGCGGGTGGAGATCGGCGAGGGGCTGAAGTGGTTGTGGCGGCACGAGGTGCTGCGGACGCTCGCCCTCTGCCTGTGCCTGATGAACCTCACGCTCACCGGAGCGATGTCCATCCTGGTGCTCTACGCCGGTGAACGGCTCGGCCTGGACGGGAAGTGGTACGGCCTGCTCCTCAGCACCATCGCGATCGGCGGCATCCTCGGCACGGTCCTGGCGAACCGGCTGATCGACCGGTTCGGGCCGACCACGCTGTTGCGGATCGGGCTGGTGATCGAGACGGCCACCCACCTCGCGCTGGCGCTGGCCCGGAACGTGTGGGTCGCGGGCGCCACGCTCGCCGTGTTCGGCTTTCACGCGGTGGTGTGGAACGTGATCACCCATACGGTGCGGCAGCGCGAGGTGCCCGACGAGCTGCGCGGACGGGTCGGCAGCGCCTACTTCCTGCTCAGCATCGGCGGGTCGGCTTTGGGCGCGGTGGTCGGCGGTGTGCTGGCACGGCAGTTCGACATCACCACACCGTTCTGGTTCGCGGTCGTGGTGGTGACGGGCGTGACCGTCGTCGCGTGGCGGCCGTTCGCGGCGGCGACCGGCCTGCACCGCGACCCGTCCCAGCCGATCGCCCGGACCTGA
- a CDS encoding NUDIX hydrolase: MIESTLVSVDVLALRFDPNARTVLLGVAPRALEPFAGALALPGVLLGRGERLRDAARRAVTGKLGVPEEAISASGQLATFDEPSRDPRGPTLSIALWSTIDATRLTGAGPTWTQLDDVPPLAFDHDRIVRDCRPMLADRLWRDTTFTAGLLGREFTTAQALDLTESLTGDRPYPANLGRTMERVPGLERTAQHAAALPKGGRPPSVWRWTT; the protein is encoded by the coding sequence ATGATCGAGTCGACCCTCGTGTCGGTGGACGTGCTGGCGCTGCGCTTCGACCCGAACGCGCGCACTGTGCTGCTCGGTGTCGCTCCACGCGCGCTCGAACCGTTCGCGGGCGCGCTCGCCCTGCCCGGTGTGCTGCTGGGCCGGGGCGAGCGGCTGCGTGACGCGGCCCGACGTGCGGTGACCGGCAAGCTCGGTGTGCCCGAGGAGGCGATCTCGGCGTCGGGTCAGCTGGCGACGTTCGACGAGCCGTCCCGTGATCCACGCGGGCCGACGTTGTCGATCGCGCTGTGGTCCACGATCGACGCCACCCGGCTGACCGGCGCCGGCCCGACGTGGACCCAGCTGGACGACGTGCCGCCGCTGGCGTTCGACCACGACCGCATCGTCCGGGACTGCCGTCCGATGCTCGCCGACCGGCTCTGGCGGGACACCACGTTCACCGCCGGCCTGCTGGGCCGCGAGTTCACCACCGCGCAGGCGCTGGACCTGACCGAATCCCTCACCGGCGACCGTCCGTACCCGGCCAACCTGGGGCGGACCATGGAACGGGTGCCGGGGCTGGAACGCACCGCCCAGCACGCCGCCGCCCTGCCGAAGGGCGGACGGCCGCCATCGGTCTGGCGCTGGACCACGTAA
- a CDS encoding MarR family winged helix-turn-helix transcriptional regulator translates to MGMDPDKAVSTVDDMVCFALYAASRAVTSAYRPLLQALNLTYPQYLVMLVLWQHGSISVKELGDHLQLDYGTLTPLLKRLEAAGLVTRRRRLDDERSVEVGLTDEGRALRESTRHIPIAIGDAMGMPEAELDRLRDSLRRLTVNVAAHSAEM, encoded by the coding sequence ATGGGGATGGACCCGGACAAAGCGGTGTCGACCGTCGACGACATGGTGTGCTTCGCGCTCTACGCCGCGTCGCGCGCGGTCACGTCCGCCTACCGGCCCCTGTTGCAGGCGCTGAACCTCACGTACCCGCAGTACCTGGTGATGCTCGTGCTCTGGCAGCACGGGTCGATCTCGGTCAAGGAACTCGGCGACCACCTGCAACTGGACTACGGCACCCTGACCCCGCTGCTCAAGCGGCTGGAGGCGGCGGGCCTGGTCACGCGTCGCCGCCGGTTGGACGACGAGCGGTCCGTCGAAGTCGGTCTGACCGACGAGGGACGGGCGTTGCGCGAGTCGACCCGCCACATCCCGATCGCGATCGGCGACGCCATGGGCATGCCGGAGGCGGAGTTGGACCGGTTGCGCGACTCGCTGCGCCGGCTGACGGTCAACGTGGCGGCTCACAGCGCCGAAATGTGA
- a CDS encoding PRC-barrel domain containing protein translates to MQPLPIPFAPWVWRNVAETLDRRDTDSPEADEATESAGRQDRPDIGLIGYEVEALDGSIGEVDQSNARVPADCLLVDAGTWLSRLKVVLPVGAVVKVDHDAKKVHVDRTKDQVREAPEYDADTFDADDYRQRLGDYYTESYRTTPSSR, encoded by the coding sequence ATGCAGCCGCTCCCCATCCCCTTCGCGCCGTGGGTCTGGCGCAACGTCGCGGAAACGCTCGACCGGCGCGACACCGACTCCCCCGAGGCCGACGAGGCGACCGAGTCGGCCGGGCGGCAGGACCGCCCGGACATCGGCCTGATCGGGTACGAGGTCGAGGCGCTGGACGGCTCGATCGGCGAGGTCGACCAGTCCAACGCCCGCGTGCCCGCCGACTGCCTGCTGGTCGACGCGGGCACGTGGCTGTCGCGCTTGAAGGTCGTGCTGCCGGTCGGCGCCGTCGTCAAGGTCGACCACGACGCCAAGAAGGTGCACGTCGACCGCACCAAGGACCAGGTGCGGGAGGCGCCGGAGTACGACGCGGACACGTTCGACGCCGACGACTACCGGCAGCGCCTCGGCGACTACTACACCGAGAGCTACCGGACCACGCCGTCGTCGAGGTGA
- a CDS encoding protein kinase family protein, with amino-acid sequence MFTRDEALDRVERAGSPADLFGPFDTTRKKEAQRLFRALATVLHPDRVGADDARAHAASAELTRLHHEWQHGTPVELRTAHATYRITDRHAVGSVANVYRTDGPHVVKVVRNPALNPLLHAEWDALRRLDRLTDRRLRPYYPRLVDKSGDVGRGERAFTVLEPLVDGFVTLADVRRAFPGGLDGRDYAWMHRRLLRAIAGAHQIGLVHGAITPANVLVHPEQHGIVLAGWTFGVTAGERLLATDKTIAYPPEVHDGRPVTTATDVHMAHMLMLDLLADNETRQRTFARWCTQDNPDRRPDTADLLTEYDDLLEELYGERTFRPFALPRTGA; translated from the coding sequence ATGTTCACCAGGGACGAAGCGCTCGACCGAGTCGAGCGGGCAGGCTCGCCGGCCGATCTGTTCGGTCCGTTCGACACGACCCGGAAGAAGGAGGCGCAGAGGCTGTTCCGGGCGTTGGCGACCGTGCTGCACCCCGATCGGGTCGGCGCGGACGACGCCAGGGCGCACGCGGCGTCGGCGGAGCTGACCCGACTGCACCACGAGTGGCAGCACGGGACGCCGGTCGAACTGCGCACCGCGCACGCCACCTACCGGATCACCGACCGGCACGCGGTCGGCAGCGTCGCCAACGTCTACCGGACCGACGGCCCGCACGTGGTCAAGGTGGTGCGGAACCCGGCGCTCAACCCGCTGCTGCACGCCGAGTGGGACGCGTTGCGCCGCCTCGACCGGCTCACCGACCGCCGGCTCCGCCCCTACTACCCGCGCCTGGTCGACAAGTCCGGTGACGTGGGTCGCGGCGAGCGCGCCTTCACCGTGCTCGAACCGCTGGTGGACGGGTTCGTCACGCTGGCGGACGTGCGCCGGGCGTTCCCCGGAGGCCTGGACGGGCGTGACTACGCGTGGATGCACCGCAGGCTGCTGCGGGCGATCGCGGGCGCGCACCAGATCGGACTGGTGCACGGCGCGATCACCCCGGCGAACGTGCTGGTGCACCCGGAGCAGCACGGGATCGTGCTCGCGGGCTGGACGTTCGGCGTCACGGCCGGCGAACGGCTCCTGGCCACCGACAAGACCATCGCCTACCCGCCGGAAGTCCACGACGGACGACCGGTCACCACCGCCACGGACGTCCACATGGCACACATGCTGATGCTGGACCTCCTGGCGGACAACGAAACCCGACAGCGCACGTTCGCGCGGTGGTGCACGCAGGACAACCCGGACCGACGGCCCGACACCGCCGACCTGCTCACCGAGTACGACGACCTGCTCGAAGAACTCTACGGCGAACGGACCTTCCGCCCGTTCGCGCTACCCAGGACAGGAGCTTGA
- a CDS encoding alpha/beta fold hydrolase has translation MTSNNNPTVVLVHGAFADGSSWAGVIDRLRARGVEAVAVSNPLRGLAHDGDYVASVAGQIDGPVVLVGHSYGGPVITHAGSKTPNAKALVYVAAFGIDQGESALGSVESFPPVDLGTSLVQQTFPDGESVEVEFTIRRDAFAGVFAADLPADFTATAAASQRPIAARALGEPLTVEPAWKTLPSWFLVATADNAIHPDSQRAAAKRLDATTVEVDASHAVAVSRPDEVANLILAAVNSLT, from the coding sequence ATGACCAGCAACAACAACCCCACAGTCGTCCTGGTGCACGGCGCGTTCGCGGACGGCTCCAGCTGGGCCGGGGTGATCGACCGGCTGCGGGCGCGTGGCGTCGAGGCGGTCGCGGTGAGCAACCCGCTGCGCGGCTTGGCGCACGACGGCGACTACGTGGCGAGCGTCGCGGGCCAGATCGACGGGCCGGTCGTCCTGGTCGGGCACTCCTACGGCGGACCGGTCATCACGCACGCCGGTTCCAAGACCCCGAACGCGAAGGCGCTGGTCTACGTGGCGGCGTTCGGCATCGACCAAGGTGAGAGCGCGCTGGGTTCGGTCGAGAGCTTCCCGCCGGTGGACCTCGGCACGTCACTGGTGCAGCAGACGTTCCCCGACGGCGAGAGCGTCGAGGTCGAGTTCACCATCCGCCGTGACGCGTTCGCCGGGGTGTTCGCCGCCGACCTGCCCGCCGACTTCACCGCGACCGCCGCCGCCAGCCAGCGTCCGATCGCAGCGCGGGCGCTAGGCGAGCCCTTGACTGTCGAGCCGGCCTGGAAGACCCTGCCCTCTTGGTTCTTGGTGGCAACGGCCGACAACGCCATCCACCCCGACTCCCAGCGCGCCGCCGCCAAGCGCCTGGACGCCACCACAGTCGAGGTAGACGCCTCGCACGCAGTAGCAGTGTCCCGCCCCGACGAGGTAGCAAACCTGATCCTCGCCGCCGTCAACTCCCTAACCTGA
- a CDS encoding DinB family protein, giving the protein MSPEASADDVVDQPVRAQFEAFLDEHRGALNRCLDGLTEEQARRSLVPSRTTLLGLVKHATFVEKVWFNEAVTCRSRAEIGIPTTPDESFILNDDDTIATVREAHRAACEASRRATSSLGLDDTVRGNRRGPLPLRWVYLHVLRELAQHCGHADILREQLINE; this is encoded by the coding sequence GTGTCCCCAGAGGCGTCCGCCGACGACGTTGTCGATCAGCCTGTCCGAGCCCAGTTCGAGGCGTTCCTCGACGAGCACCGCGGTGCGCTGAACCGCTGCCTGGACGGGCTCACGGAGGAGCAAGCGCGCCGATCGTTGGTGCCCTCCCGGACCACGCTGCTGGGGTTGGTGAAGCACGCGACCTTCGTGGAGAAGGTCTGGTTCAACGAAGCCGTCACGTGCCGCTCGCGCGCCGAGATCGGCATCCCCACGACACCGGACGAGTCGTTCATCCTCAACGACGACGACACAATCGCCACGGTGCGGGAAGCACACCGCGCCGCATGTGAAGCGTCCCGCCGCGCGACGTCGTCCTTGGGACTGGACGACACGGTCCGTGGCAACCGACGCGGCCCGCTCCCGCTTCGCTGGGTGTACCTCCACGTGTTGCGCGAGCTCGCTCAGCACTGCGGACACGCGGACATCCTGCGCGAGCAGCTCATCAACGAGTAG